In Xanthomonas theicola, a single genomic region encodes these proteins:
- the hisB gene encoding bifunctional histidinol-phosphatase/imidazoleglycerol-phosphate dehydratase HisB, which translates to MTPILFVDRDGTLIEEPADFQIDAYEKLRFVQGVIPAMLKLRDAGYQFVIVTNQDGLGGEAYPQAAFDGPNDLMLQIFASQGIAFREVLVDRSWPADNAPTRKPGIGLMLPYLQDRSIDWARSAMVGDRLTDIQFADNLRIRGFQLKTEQFGGDWDWAGIAHALADAPRRAAVQRDTKETRISVEIDLDLARDPHCATGLPFFDHMLEQIGKHGGFALDVRAAGDLHIDEHHTIEDTGLALGQALRQALGDKRGIGRYGFTLPMDETLASAALDFSGRPYFVFEGEFRRERVGDMPTELVPHFFRSLCDAAGLNLHLRVHGDNDHHKVEACFKALARALRQAVRRDGAALPSTKGVL; encoded by the coding sequence ATGACCCCGATCCTGTTCGTCGACCGCGACGGCACCTTGATCGAGGAGCCGGCCGATTTCCAGATCGACGCCTACGAGAAGCTGCGCTTCGTGCAAGGGGTGATCCCGGCGATGCTGAAGCTGCGTGATGCCGGCTACCAGTTCGTGATCGTCACCAACCAGGACGGCCTGGGCGGCGAGGCCTATCCGCAGGCCGCGTTCGACGGCCCCAACGACCTGATGCTGCAGATCTTCGCCAGCCAGGGCATCGCGTTCCGCGAGGTGCTGGTCGACCGCAGCTGGCCGGCCGACAACGCGCCCACGCGCAAGCCGGGCATCGGCCTGATGCTGCCATACCTGCAGGACCGCAGCATCGACTGGGCGCGTTCGGCGATGGTCGGCGACCGCCTCACCGACATCCAGTTCGCCGACAACCTGCGCATCCGCGGCTTCCAGCTGAAGACCGAGCAGTTCGGCGGCGACTGGGACTGGGCCGGCATCGCCCACGCACTGGCCGATGCGCCGCGCCGCGCCGCCGTGCAGCGCGACACCAAGGAAACCCGGATCTCGGTCGAGATCGACCTGGACCTGGCGCGCGACCCGCACTGCGCCACCGGCCTGCCGTTCTTCGACCACATGCTCGAGCAGATCGGCAAGCACGGCGGCTTCGCGCTGGACGTGCGCGCCGCCGGCGACCTGCACATCGACGAGCACCACACCATCGAGGACACCGGCCTGGCGCTGGGCCAGGCCCTGCGCCAGGCGCTGGGCGACAAGCGCGGCATCGGCCGCTACGGCTTCACCCTGCCGATGGACGAGACCCTGGCCAGCGCCGCGCTGGATTTCAGCGGGCGCCCGTACTTCGTGTTCGAGGGCGAGTTCCGGCGCGAGCGCGTCGGCGACATGCCGACTGAACTAGTCCCGCACTTCTTCCGCTCGCTGTGCGATGCCGCCGGCCTGAACCTGCACCTGCGCGTGCACGGCGACAACGACCACCACAAGGTCGAGGCCTGCTTCAAGGCGCTGGCGCGAGCCCTGCGCCAGGCCGTGCGCCGCGACGGCGCCGCGCTGCCTTCGACCAAGGGCGTGTTGTGA
- the hisF gene encoding imidazole glycerol phosphate synthase subunit HisF has product MLSRRIIPCLDVRDGRVVKGVKFRDHVDMGDIVELALRYRDQGADELVFYDIGASPEGRSVDYAWVARAARLIDIPFCVAGGIRDVATARAVLHAGADKISINSPALERPALIAELAEAFGVQCVVVGIDSIREDDGQWRVRSLTGDPSKTQALRVRTVDWVVEAQQLGAGEIVLNCMDHDGVRRGYDIAQLFEVRALCKVPLVASGGAGQMQHFADVFEQADVDGALAASVFHSGAIPIPDLKRFLRQRQIEVRDGA; this is encoded by the coding sequence ATGCTGAGCCGGCGCATCATCCCGTGCCTGGACGTACGTGACGGACGCGTGGTCAAGGGAGTCAAGTTCCGCGACCACGTCGACATGGGCGACATCGTCGAACTGGCGCTGCGCTACCGCGACCAGGGCGCCGACGAACTGGTGTTCTACGACATCGGCGCCAGCCCGGAAGGGCGCTCGGTGGACTACGCCTGGGTCGCGCGCGCGGCGCGGCTGATCGACATCCCGTTCTGCGTGGCCGGCGGCATCCGCGACGTGGCCACCGCGCGCGCGGTGCTGCACGCCGGCGCCGACAAGATCTCGATCAACTCGCCGGCGCTGGAGCGGCCGGCGCTGATCGCCGAGCTGGCCGAGGCCTTCGGCGTGCAGTGCGTGGTGGTCGGCATCGATTCGATCCGCGAGGACGACGGCCAATGGCGCGTGCGCAGCCTCACCGGCGACCCGAGCAAGACCCAGGCGCTGCGCGTGCGCACCGTCGATTGGGTGGTGGAGGCGCAGCAGCTGGGCGCCGGCGAGATCGTGCTGAACTGCATGGACCACGACGGCGTGCGCCGCGGCTACGACATCGCCCAACTGTTCGAGGTGCGCGCGCTGTGCAAGGTGCCGCTGGTCGCCTCCGGCGGCGCCGGGCAGATGCAGCATTTCGCCGACGTGTTCGAACAGGCCGACGTGGACGGCGCGCTGGCCGCCAGCGTGTTCCACAGCGGCGCGATTCCGATTCCCGACCTTAAGCGCTTCCTGCGCCAACGACAGATCGAGGTGCGCGATGGCGCATGA
- the hisIE gene encoding bifunctional phosphoribosyl-AMP cyclohydrolase/phosphoribosyl-ATP diphosphatase HisIE → MAHEHEAAVATATADAALDWSKGDGLLPVVVQDAATLRVLMLGYMNADALAATRASGKVTFYSRSKQRLWTKGESSGNTLDLVSIETDCDRDTLLVTAHPHGPTCHLGRSSCFPQAPGQFLGALDRLVAQRERERPPGSYTTQLFEKGTRRIAQKVGEEGVETALAGVAQGDAELLGESADLLYHLTVLLRARGLALADAVAALEARHQ, encoded by the coding sequence ATGGCGCATGAGCACGAAGCCGCCGTCGCGACCGCGACCGCAGATGCGGCACTGGACTGGAGCAAGGGCGACGGTCTGCTGCCGGTGGTGGTGCAGGACGCGGCCACGCTGCGCGTGCTGATGCTCGGCTACATGAACGCCGACGCGCTGGCCGCGACCCGCGCCAGCGGCAAGGTCACCTTCTACAGCCGCAGCAAGCAGCGCCTGTGGACCAAGGGCGAAAGCTCGGGCAACACCCTGGACCTGGTGTCGATCGAGACCGACTGCGACCGCGACACGCTGCTGGTCACCGCGCACCCGCACGGGCCGACCTGCCACCTGGGCCGCAGCAGTTGCTTCCCGCAGGCGCCGGGCCAGTTCCTGGGCGCGCTCGACCGGCTGGTCGCACAGCGCGAACGCGAGCGTCCGCCCGGCAGCTACACCACCCAGCTGTTCGAGAAGGGCACGCGGCGCATCGCGCAAAAGGTCGGCGAGGAAGGCGTGGAGACCGCATTGGCCGGCGTGGCGCAGGGCGATGCCGAGCTGCTCGGCGAATCGGCCGACCTGCTGTACCACCTGACCGTGCTGCTGCGCGCGCGCGGCCTGGCCCTGGCCGACGCGGTCGCGGCGCTGGAAGCGCGGCACCAGTAG
- the hisH gene encoding imidazole glycerol phosphate synthase subunit HisH: MSDVALIDAGGANLGSVRYALERLGVEARLVRDAAGLQGADRVILPGVGAAPHAMARLREQGLIAPLRALQAPLIGICLGMQLLFEHSEEGDVDCLGLLGGVVRHMPPALGIRIPHMGWNRLLPMRPSPLLDGLPEHASAYFVHGYAAPVTADTVAACDHGGLFTAVVERGRRCGAQFHPERSASTGAHILRNFLETDFP; encoded by the coding sequence ATGAGCGACGTCGCCCTGATCGATGCCGGCGGCGCCAATCTCGGCTCGGTGCGCTACGCGCTCGAGCGCCTCGGCGTGGAAGCCCGGCTGGTGCGCGACGCGGCCGGACTGCAGGGCGCGGACCGGGTGATCCTGCCCGGGGTCGGCGCCGCGCCGCATGCGATGGCGCGCTTGCGCGAGCAAGGCCTGATCGCGCCGCTGCGCGCGCTGCAGGCGCCGCTGATCGGCATCTGCCTGGGCATGCAGCTGCTGTTCGAGCATTCGGAAGAAGGCGATGTCGATTGCCTGGGCCTGCTCGGCGGCGTGGTCCGGCACATGCCGCCGGCGCTGGGCATCCGCATTCCGCACATGGGCTGGAACCGGCTGCTGCCGATGCGTCCGTCGCCGCTGCTGGACGGCCTGCCGGAGCACGCCAGCGCCTATTTCGTGCACGGCTACGCCGCACCGGTCACCGCCGACACCGTGGCCGCCTGCGACCACGGCGGCCTGTTCACCGCCGTGGTGGAGCGCGGCCGCCGCTGCGGCGCGCAGTTCCATCCCGAGCGCTCGGCGAGCACCGGCGCGCATATCCTGCGCAACTTCCTCGAGACCGATTTCCCATGA
- a CDS encoding transposase produces MNLLNPSDEALEHQVLASRSVQRFLEIGHRRKAPDPKTISMWHKTVQEKGTDRRHSRGGERPTAAGRVHSLGGQILDVCTVSAPIQRNAREEDARLKQSEVPEG; encoded by the coding sequence TTGAATCTGCTCAACCCGTCCGACGAGGCGTTGGAGCACCAGGTGCTGGCCTCTCGCAGCGTCCAACGCTTCCTGGAGATAGGACACCGCCGCAAGGCGCCGGACCCCAAGACGATCTCGATGTGGCATAAGACGGTTCAAGAAAAAGGAACTGATCGGCGACATTCGCGCGGCGGTGAGCGGCCTACTGCCGCGGGCCGGGTTCATTCCCTGGGCGGACAGATCCTTGACGTATGCACCGTCAGCGCGCCGATCCAACGCAACGCGCGCGAGGAGGATGCCCGGCTCAAGCAGAGCGAGGTTCCGGAAGGCTAG
- a CDS encoding calcineurin-like phosphoesterase C-terminal domain-containing protein codes for MSLRAVVLLCLLTAAAPALAQTATISGSVYQERDGQAGRGSGERGLAGVQVSDGVHIVRTDAQGRYRLQVEPGRTVFVIKPDGYAFASAGNGLPAYWRHYAPAGSPALKYPGIAPTGGATDGWDFALRAQPATASTEVLVFADTQTASMTDVGYYARTIVAPLRGKTRARLGTTLGDVVSDDLSLYPALNAETTKLGVPWFHVPGNHDLNFDAADDAGSLSSWRATYGPDTYAVEEGGASFVFLDDVVYQPQQQPKYIGGLREDQFAFLQAYLATLPKQRLLVLGMHIPLFDAAPGKETFRHADRARLLALLQAFPHVLVLSGHSHTQRHYYHGADDGWHGAQPLHEYNVGAACGAFWSGAKDADGIPAATMADGTPNGYALLMVQRDGRYALAYHAARAADDAQMTLHAPKVLRRGAYPAWAVYANVFMGQDDSRVEYRIDDGAWKPMVRVQQPDPDLLAENARDDAAEALRGYDRSPEAIPSPHLWRGALPTDLGAGAHRIEVRTFDRWRGEQRAGTGYRLQEAMP; via the coding sequence ATGTCGCTGCGCGCCGTAGTGCTTCTGTGCCTGTTGACCGCCGCCGCGCCCGCGTTGGCGCAGACGGCGACGATCAGCGGCAGCGTCTACCAGGAGCGCGACGGCCAGGCGGGCCGCGGCAGCGGCGAGCGCGGCCTCGCCGGCGTGCAGGTGTCCGATGGCGTGCACATCGTGCGCACCGATGCGCAGGGCCGCTACCGGCTGCAGGTGGAGCCGGGGCGCACGGTGTTCGTGATCAAGCCCGACGGCTACGCCTTCGCCAGCGCCGGCAACGGCTTGCCGGCCTACTGGCGGCACTATGCGCCGGCCGGATCGCCCGCGCTCAAGTATCCGGGCATCGCGCCGACCGGCGGCGCCACCGACGGCTGGGATTTCGCGTTGCGCGCGCAACCGGCAACGGCCAGCACCGAGGTGCTGGTGTTCGCCGACACGCAGACGGCCTCGATGACCGACGTCGGCTACTACGCGCGCACCATCGTCGCGCCGCTGCGCGGCAAGACCCGCGCGCGCCTGGGCACCACCCTGGGCGACGTGGTCAGCGACGACCTGTCGCTGTATCCGGCGCTGAACGCCGAAACCACCAAGCTCGGCGTGCCGTGGTTCCATGTGCCCGGCAACCACGACCTGAACTTCGATGCGGCCGACGATGCCGGCTCGCTGTCCAGCTGGCGCGCGACCTACGGCCCGGACACCTACGCGGTGGAGGAGGGCGGCGCCAGCTTCGTGTTCCTCGACGACGTGGTCTACCAGCCGCAGCAGCAACCCAAGTACATCGGCGGCCTGCGCGAGGACCAGTTCGCGTTCCTGCAGGCCTACCTGGCGACGCTGCCGAAACAGCGGCTGCTGGTGCTGGGCATGCACATTCCGCTGTTCGACGCCGCGCCGGGCAAGGAGACCTTCCGCCATGCCGACCGCGCGCGCCTGTTGGCGCTGCTGCAGGCGTTTCCGCACGTGCTGGTGCTCAGCGGCCACAGCCATACCCAGCGTCACTACTATCACGGCGCCGACGACGGCTGGCATGGCGCGCAGCCGCTGCACGAATACAACGTGGGCGCGGCCTGCGGCGCGTTCTGGTCCGGCGCCAAGGATGCCGACGGCATTCCCGCGGCGACGATGGCCGACGGCACCCCGAACGGCTACGCGCTGCTGATGGTGCAGCGCGACGGCCGCTACGCGCTGGCCTATCACGCCGCGCGCGCCGCCGACGATGCGCAGATGACCCTGCATGCACCGAAGGTGCTGCGCCGCGGCGCCTATCCGGCCTGGGCGGTGTACGCGAACGTGTTCATGGGGCAGGACGACAGCCGCGTCGAGTACCGCATCGACGATGGCGCATGGAAGCCGATGGTGCGCGTGCAGCAGCCCGATCCGGACCTGCTCGCCGAGAACGCCCGCGACGATGCGGCCGAGGCGCTGCGCGGCTACGACCGCTCGCCGGAAGCGATCCCGTCGCCGCACCTGTGGCGCGGCGCCTTGCCGACCGACCTGGGCGCCGGCGCGCACCGCATCGAGGTGCGCACCTTCGACCGCTGGCGCGGCGAGCAGCGCGCCGGCACCGGCTATCGCCTGCAGGAGGCGATGCCCTAA
- the hisC gene encoding histidinol-phosphate transaminase, translated as MSAPFETQAPGSILALVRHDLRDFAGYSSARSSALQGEVWLNANESAWANPADRDAGNRRYPDPQPPALRAALASLYACAPEQLLLGRGSDEAIDLLLRALCEPGRDAIVITPPVFGMYAVCARLQNARIVEVPLREDAAGLVTDVDAVVEAALSQMAKLVFLCAPGNPSGAAIALADIERAAERLQGRALLVVDEAYGEFSDVPSATALLARHANLAVLRTLSKAHALAAARIGCVIADPALIAVLRRCQAPYPIPAPCTQLALAALQPEPLRQTAARVAEIGRERERMHAALAALPGVRRVYPSQGNFLLVRFDDADAAFRALLGAGVVVRDQRAAPTLGDALRITVGTPEQNQRVLGALQAGRAAA; from the coding sequence ATGAGCGCGCCGTTCGAGACGCAGGCGCCGGGATCGATACTGGCATTGGTGCGGCACGATCTGCGCGATTTCGCCGGGTATTCGTCGGCGCGCAGCAGCGCGCTGCAGGGCGAGGTCTGGCTCAACGCCAACGAATCGGCCTGGGCCAATCCCGCCGACCGCGACGCCGGCAACCGCCGCTATCCGGACCCGCAGCCGCCGGCATTGCGGGCCGCCCTGGCGTCGCTGTACGCCTGCGCGCCGGAACAACTGCTGCTCGGCCGCGGCAGCGACGAGGCCATCGACCTGCTGCTGCGCGCGCTGTGCGAGCCGGGCCGCGACGCGATCGTGATCACCCCGCCGGTGTTCGGCATGTACGCGGTGTGCGCGCGGCTGCAGAATGCGCGCATCGTCGAGGTGCCGTTGCGCGAGGACGCGGCCGGCCTGGTCACCGACGTCGATGCGGTGGTGGAGGCGGCGCTGAGCCAGATGGCCAAGCTGGTGTTCCTGTGCGCGCCGGGCAATCCCAGCGGCGCGGCGATCGCGCTGGCCGACATCGAACGTGCCGCCGAGCGCCTGCAGGGGCGCGCCCTGCTGGTGGTCGACGAGGCCTATGGCGAATTCTCCGACGTGCCCTCGGCGACCGCGCTGCTGGCGCGCCACGCCAATTTGGCGGTGCTGCGCACGCTGTCCAAGGCGCATGCGCTGGCCGCGGCGCGGATCGGTTGCGTGATCGCCGATCCAGCGCTGATCGCGGTGCTGCGCCGCTGCCAGGCGCCGTATCCGATCCCGGCGCCGTGCACGCAGCTGGCGCTGGCCGCGCTGCAACCCGAGCCGCTGCGCCAGACCGCGGCGCGCGTGGCCGAGATCGGCCGCGAGCGCGAGCGCATGCACGCCGCGCTGGCCGCGCTGCCCGGCGTGCGCCGGGTGTATCCCTCGCAGGGCAACTTCCTGCTGGTGCGCTTCGACGATGCCGACGCCGCGTTCCGCGCCTTGCTCGGCGCCGGCGTGGTGGTGCGCGACCAGCGTGCCGCACCGACCCTGGGCGATGCGCTGCGCATCACCGTCGGCACCCCGGAACAGAACCAGCGCGTGCTCGGCGCGCTGCAGGCGGGGAGGGCGGCGGCATGA
- the hisG gene encoding ATP phosphoribosyltransferase, giving the protein MSASLAAPARDRLRIAIQKSGRLAEPARAVLAACGLSWRESRDKLFCYGESLPVDLLLVRDDDIPGLIADGVCDFGIVGRNELEEQAGERRRNGMPEAYRALRELNFGQCRLMLAVPDSWEWTGAEQLQGKRIATSYPAVLADWLQARGIDAQVVELSGSVEIAPRLGTADLICDLVSSGATLAANQLKPVETLLESEAVLAGPVREPGDARAGLAAMLLRRLDGVLKLRDSKLLMFRASRDHVAELTRLLPDADPLVQLPGDGDGPLQLQTMCHGAITWQRMEELERAGAQSLMVLTVERSLA; this is encoded by the coding sequence ATGAGTGCTTCCCTGGCAGCGCCGGCGCGTGACCGGCTGCGTATCGCGATCCAGAAGAGCGGCCGCCTGGCCGAGCCGGCCCGCGCGGTGCTGGCCGCCTGCGGGCTGAGCTGGCGCGAGAGCCGCGACAAGTTGTTCTGCTACGGCGAGTCGCTGCCGGTGGACCTGTTGCTGGTGCGCGACGACGACATCCCCGGGCTGATCGCCGACGGCGTCTGCGATTTCGGCATCGTCGGCCGCAACGAGCTGGAAGAGCAGGCCGGCGAACGCCGCCGCAATGGCATGCCGGAGGCCTACCGCGCGCTGCGCGAGCTCAACTTCGGCCAGTGCCGGCTGATGCTGGCGGTGCCCGACAGCTGGGAGTGGACCGGCGCGGAGCAGTTGCAGGGCAAGCGCATCGCCACCAGCTATCCGGCGGTGCTGGCCGACTGGCTGCAGGCGCGCGGCATCGACGCGCAGGTGGTGGAGCTGTCCGGCTCGGTGGAGATCGCGCCGCGCCTGGGCACCGCCGACCTGATCTGCGACCTGGTCTCCAGCGGCGCCACCCTGGCCGCCAACCAGCTCAAGCCGGTGGAGACGCTGCTGGAAAGCGAGGCGGTGCTGGCCGGGCCGGTGCGCGAGCCGGGCGACGCCCGCGCCGGGCTGGCGGCGATGCTGCTGCGTCGGCTCGACGGCGTGCTCAAGCTGCGCGACAGCAAGCTGCTGATGTTCCGCGCCTCGCGCGACCACGTCGCCGAACTGACCCGGCTGCTGCCCGATGCCGACCCGCTGGTGCAACTGCCCGGCGACGGCGACGGTCCGTTGCAGCTGCAGACCATGTGCCACGGGGCGATCACCTGGCAGCGCATGGAGGAACTGGAGCGCGCCGGCGCGCAGAGCTTGATGGTGTTGACGGTGGAGCGCTCGTTGGCATGA
- the hisA gene encoding 1-(5-phosphoribosyl)-5-[(5-phosphoribosylamino)methylideneamino]imidazole-4-carboxamide isomerase — protein MSFIVYPALDIRDGRVVRLAQGDYARETHYGDDPVPRAQAFADAGARWMHLVDLDAARAGGYTLAPLLSRIGAQTGLQVQTGGGVRSRADVQRMLDAGAARVVIGSLAVRDRESVLEWLAEFGAERITVALDTRQDAQGVWRLPVLGWTETSSLTLEALAVEYAAAGLEHLLCTDIARDGMLSGPNLALYAYLREIAPGLDVQASGGIRDAADVRAAREVGCAGAVLGKSLLEGRLRLDEALAC, from the coding sequence ATGAGCTTCATCGTCTATCCCGCGCTGGACATCCGCGACGGCCGCGTGGTGCGGCTGGCGCAAGGCGACTACGCCCGCGAAACCCACTACGGCGACGATCCGGTGCCGCGCGCGCAGGCCTTCGCCGATGCCGGCGCGCGCTGGATGCACCTGGTCGACCTGGATGCGGCGCGCGCCGGCGGCTACACCCTGGCGCCGCTGCTGAGCCGGATCGGCGCGCAGACCGGGTTGCAGGTGCAGACCGGCGGCGGCGTGCGTTCGCGCGCCGACGTGCAACGCATGCTCGACGCCGGCGCGGCGCGGGTGGTGATCGGCTCGCTGGCGGTGCGCGACCGCGAGTCGGTGCTGGAATGGCTGGCCGAGTTCGGCGCCGAGCGCATCACCGTGGCCCTGGACACGCGCCAGGACGCGCAGGGCGTCTGGCGGCTGCCGGTCCTGGGCTGGACCGAGACCTCCTCGCTGACCCTGGAAGCGCTGGCGGTCGAATATGCCGCGGCCGGGCTGGAACACCTGCTGTGCACCGACATCGCCCGCGACGGCATGCTGTCCGGGCCGAACCTGGCCTTGTACGCCTACCTGCGCGAGATCGCGCCGGGTCTGGACGTGCAGGCCTCCGGCGGCATCCGCGACGCCGCCGACGTGCGCGCCGCGCGCGAGGTCGGCTGCGCCGGCGCGGTGCTCGGCAAGTCGCTGTTGGAAGGCCGGCTGCGCCTGGACGAGGCGCTGGCATGCTGA
- the hisD gene encoding histidinol dehydrogenase: MNRLDWNSLDAQARTQALTRPAQTVAAQTRAAVAQLLDDVRGRGDAALREITARFDGVVLQSFEVTADEFAAAEAAVPALLREAMAQAAARIESFHRAGMTQPYAVETAPGVVCERVVRPIGRVGLYVPAGSAPLPSTALMLCVPAALAGCREVVLCTPPRADGSADPAVLVAARLTGVDRVFKLGGAQAIAAMGFGTESLPSCDKLFGPGNGYVTEAKQQVAQAGAAAIDMPAGPSEVLVIADVGADAAFVAADLLSQAEHGPDSQVLLLSDSADLIDAVEDEIERQLATLPRAAIARQALAASRLIQVGALEDAFAISNRYAPEHLILALREPRAWLERVEAAGSVFLGDFTPEALGDYCSGTNHVLPTNGAARAYSGVSVASFQNFVSVQAASRAGIAAIGACAVTLARAEGLDAHANAVALRMEKAA, encoded by the coding sequence ATGAACCGACTGGACTGGAATTCGCTCGACGCGCAAGCGCGCACGCAGGCCTTGACCCGGCCGGCGCAGACCGTCGCCGCACAGACCCGCGCCGCGGTGGCGCAGCTGCTGGACGACGTGCGCGGCCGCGGCGATGCGGCATTGCGCGAGATCACCGCGCGTTTCGACGGCGTGGTGCTGCAGAGTTTCGAAGTCACCGCAGACGAGTTCGCCGCCGCCGAAGCCGCGGTGCCGGCGCTGCTGCGCGAGGCGATGGCGCAGGCCGCGGCGCGGATCGAGAGCTTCCACCGCGCCGGCATGACCCAGCCGTATGCGGTGGAAACCGCGCCGGGCGTGGTCTGCGAGCGGGTGGTGCGGCCGATCGGCCGGGTCGGCCTGTACGTGCCGGCCGGCAGCGCGCCGCTGCCGTCCACCGCGCTGATGCTGTGCGTGCCGGCGGCGCTGGCCGGCTGCCGCGAGGTGGTGCTGTGCACGCCGCCGCGCGCCGACGGTTCAGCCGATCCGGCGGTGCTGGTCGCCGCCAGGCTGACCGGCGTGGATCGCGTGTTCAAGCTCGGCGGCGCGCAGGCGATCGCGGCGATGGGCTTCGGCACCGAGTCGCTGCCCTCGTGCGACAAGCTGTTCGGGCCGGGCAACGGCTACGTGACCGAAGCCAAGCAGCAGGTGGCGCAGGCCGGCGCGGCGGCGATCGACATGCCGGCCGGCCCGTCGGAGGTGCTGGTGATCGCCGATGTCGGCGCCGATGCCGCCTTCGTCGCCGCCGACCTGCTGTCGCAGGCCGAACACGGCCCGGATTCGCAGGTGCTGCTGCTGTCCGACAGCGCCGACCTGATCGACGCAGTCGAGGACGAGATCGAGCGTCAGCTGGCGACGCTGCCGCGTGCGGCGATCGCACGCCAGGCCCTGGCCGCGTCGCGGCTGATCCAGGTCGGCGCGCTCGAGGACGCCTTCGCGATCAGCAACCGCTACGCGCCCGAGCACCTGATCCTGGCGTTGCGCGAACCGCGCGCCTGGCTGGAGCGGGTCGAGGCCGCCGGCTCGGTGTTCCTCGGCGATTTCACCCCCGAAGCGCTGGGCGACTATTGCAGCGGCACCAACCACGTGCTGCCGACCAACGGCGCGGCGCGCGCCTACAGCGGGGTCAGCGTCGCCAGCTTCCAGAATTTCGTCAGCGTGCAGGCGGCCAGCCGTGCCGGCATCGCCGCGATCGGCGCCTGCGCGGTGACCCTGGCGCGCGCCGAGGGCCTGGACGCGCACGCCAATGCGGTGGCGCTGCGCATGGAGAAGGCGGCATGA